The Pectobacterium wasabiae CFBP 3304 DNA segment GAATGAAGTGCGCGAATGGAGTAAACGCCGTAAGGATTATCGTATGAACCGTAATATGACGACAACGCTGGCTGTGAGCGCCGTGGTTCTGCTCTTGCTGATGATTCCCTGGCAGCGCAGCGTATACGCGCCAGCGCTGCTGCGGGCGGAACAGCAAAGCAGCCTGTATATGCCCGTGCCCGCGATGATCCAGCGCATTGACGTGCAGGTCGGTCAGCCTGTGCATGCCGGACAAACGCTGTTTACGCTGTCGTCTGACGCATTGGCGCATGAACGGCAGCAGTTGGAACGCCAGATTGCCACATTGAACTGGCAAAGCACTTTTCAGGTATTCAATAAGGAAGCGGCTGGCGATCACCAACGGGTGAAGCAGGAGCACGAAGCCGCGCTGCAAAAGTTGCAGGTGTTGCAGCGCCAATCTGAGCAGTTGACGGTGCGTGCGCCGATAGACGGCGTAGTGGCAGATATGGCGACACCGCTGGAAGCGGGCGAATGGCTGGGGCAGGGTGAGTGGCTGGCGGTGGTGACCAAACCAACCGGTGGACTGGTGGAAGCTTTTGTGTCGGAGAAAGACTGGCAGCGGCTCAGCACTGGCGCAAAAGGCACGTTTTATTTACAGGATGTCAGTCGTTCGTCGCTGCCGCTCACGATTGTGGAAATCGCCAGTACGGCAACCCGCGACCTGAATGCGGCACCGGAACTGGCCTCGGTTTATGGCGGTGATATTGCCACGCTGAGCGATTCACAGCGCAAGCTGCATCCTGAGCAGGCGGTGTATCGCGTGCTGCTTAGTCTGCCTGACGATTATCGTGCTCAACCGCAGGTACTGCGTGGCACGGTGGTGATGGACGGTGAGGCGCAAAGCCTGTTGATTCGCGGCTGGAAAGTGGTATCCGCCGTACTGATCCGCGAACTATCATTCTGATCAATTTTAATTTCTGCGATGTCGATCCTGACTTTCTTCCCGCTAGTGCCAGCTTGTTATTTTTTCTGGCAGTGGCGTGAAGGAGGGCGCTTAACGCCTCGATTATGTTGTTCCTGATGTTTCTATCCTATCTATTTAAAATGGCAGAAATTTTTTAGGTATCTCAGGCTATATCTCATGTTGGATATTAGGGGAAACACGGTGATGAGGTTCCCGCAGGGACACCTCACACCGTGGTAGCCCCGTGTATCTCGATATTGAAGCGGTAATAGCCTGAAACACTGAGATGACAATTCTTGTCTAACCAATGGAACACAAGAGGGCTGACTGTGAAGCGATCTGTCTTGCTGTTGGTGGGCGCCATGCTGGCACCCTATGGCTATAGTGCACAGGATAATGCCGTGTCGTTATCCGTTTCGGGCTTGAATACCGTGCTGGATAATGGCTTGCTGAAAGTCACATTCGGGGAGGATGGCAGCGCGGTGAGTATGGTGACGGGGGACAAAAATATTGTCACCAACCTGTCCGGTGCGGTGCGCGATCCGAGCAAAACCCGTAGCGCTTACCTCGATTACTATGTCAATAATGGCAGTGTTAAAGGCGTCAAAGATTTTACCCCTGAGCGCGTAGAGGTGCTACGTAACGATCGTGAGATGGCGCATGTCGCCTATATCGACGATCGCGGCGGGCTGCTAAAACTCGAATACCACCTGATTATGCGGCGCGGCGTTAGCGGTCTTTATAGCTATGTGGTGGCCGAAAATAGCGGGAATCAGAATGTTAACGTCAGTGAACTACGTAACGTTTACCGCTTCGATCCTGCGCGATTAGACCATCTCTACAGTGGCGTTCGTCAGGGCAAACCGCTGCTCTATCGTCAGCTTGAGGCCTCGCCAAAGGTGCAGGATGAAACCTGGCGACTGCCGGATGGCAGTATCTATTCTAAATATGATTTTGCTGGCTACATGCGTGCCGCCCCTTTCTGGGGCGTCTTCGGTAACGGTGTGGGTGCATGGTTGATTCACGGCAATCGGGAGTATTTCTCCGGCGATGCGCTCAAGCAGGATTTACTGGTGCATCAGGATGCGATCATTCTGAACTATATGACGGGGTCGCACTTTGGCACGCCGGATATGAAAGCCCCGCCGGGCTGGAAAAAATTCTACGGGCCGTGGCTGCTGTACATTAACCAGGGCGATACCGAACAGATGCTGGCGGATGCACAGCGTCAGGCGCTGACGGAAACGGTCAGTTGGCCGTATCAATGGGTGAACGATCCCCGCTATGCGTTTGAACGCACGCAGGTTAGCGGACGCGTTGCTAGCCAGCAGCCCGTCACCGTCGTGCTTTCATCATCATTGGATGAGCCGTTTGATGTGCAAACCCGTGGCTATTCGTATCAGGCAACGACAGACTCGCAGGGAAGTTTTGCCATTTCTCATGTCCGTCCGGGTAATTACCATCTGGCCGTGTACGCCAACGGCGGTACGCAGCCGGGAGTATTGGCAGAGCAAACGCTGTCCGTTTCTGGTGATAAGAAAATGCTGCCGATGATAACGCTGCCGAAAGCTGAACCGATTGTCTGGGCTATTGGACAGGCAAATCGTCAGGCGAGCGAATTCCGCTTTGGTAACGAGGCGCGCAACACCCGCTGGCAGCATGAGGTTCCGGCTGATTTGACGTTTGATATTGGCCGTAGCGACTATCAGCGTGACTGGTACTACGCACAAACCAAACCGGGAAAATGGGATATCCGTTTTGCTCTACAACCTGAAAAGAAAACCTATTTCCTGAACATCGCTCTGGCGGCAGCCAGCAACAGCGGTATGAGTGAACCGACTACGCCGCAGTTGGCGGTAATGGTAAACGGCACTACGCTGGAAACGCTGACTTACGACAACGATAAAGCCATCTATCGCGGTGCGCTGCAGAGTGGTCGCTATCACGTTGCGCGTATCCCCGTGTCATCCGGTTTCCTGAAAAACGGTAACAACACCATCACACTGCAATTAAAAGGCGGCAGCGTGATGTATGACGTGGTGACGTTAAGCGAGGAATAAACTCAGTTTCAATAACGTGAAGGGGCGTGGGCAGGGATAGCCCACGATAAAAAAGAGCAGGAGCGATTTTCAACAACGCGAAGCGTTGGCCCGAAGGGGCGTGGGCAGGGATAGCCCACGATAAAAAAGAGCAGGAGCGATTTTCAACAACGCGAAGCGTTGGCCCGAAGGGGCGTGGGCAGGGATAGCCCACGATAAAAAATCATTTCTGCTCACTGAGAAGCAGTTGTGCCATCTCTTCATCGGACAATTGTGTGACGTGCTGAACCAGTTCCTGCTCCATCTTGCTTTGCAGCAACTGGCGGGCAATATTTAACGCACTAGCTTTCATCCCTTCCTGCATACCTTGTTCAAATCCCCTTTGATGTAATTGCTGTGCAATGGTCATTGTGTCTTCCTTATGTATTGACAGGGGCTCAGCCACTGAATCAATGAATCTGTCTATGTCAGAGGTATTGCCCACTTTCGCGACGTACAGTAACAATGCGTGCCGCAGTGGTAAAGACAGGTTCCAGTGCTCAAATAATAGCCCGATATCGTATGCCAATTCCAGCATATCCCGTGTGCGAATATGAAAGAGGTTAACTCTCTTTGAACGGGTCTCAGTCCTCTGACAAACCTCGATATTTGAGTTCTAATCAGATTGTTTTTTCGCAGACACAACCTATTTCTTGGTCGTATCTTATGCAGTTTAAGAGACTGTTTCGTGCGCCACACTGACGTTATTCATATGCTAAATCGTATACGCGCCCGACGCAGGGCGCTCAATCGCCGCCGCCCTGCGAACCCTGGCTTCCGGCTAAATTATGCCGCTGCGCGGTACCATCGGTGTTCATTACCGCTAATCGAGCCGCCAGTGACGCGTTTACTCGCCCATAAATGGGACTCGCCCTTCGGGCCAGCACAAGTGCTGTTCAAAACGTCGTTGACGTTTTTGTCCGACGCGACACTGGCTTTCGCGACGTCCTGTCGCTCACTCGGCGTTCATGAATACCTCTGCATAATTTTTTATGCCGGATAGAGACAAAATCCACCATCAGCTGTGGAGTTTATATATAAAAATTTTGGTAGGTGGGTAATCAGCAATATCAGGGAGTTAAATCCTCCCCAGTGAAGGGGAGGATGAGGTAGGTATTAGTGGGAACTGCCTTTTGACGCGCCGACGCCGGTTTGTGAGCGGACAAACTGTGCATGGAAGCGGGCGCGTTCCTGCTGCCCGGTTTCGGAACGGTCGGTGATGGAGAAGAACCAGATACCGATAAACGCGACCAGCATGGAGAAGAGCGCTGGATAATCGTAAGGATAAATCGGTGTGGCGTGACCGAGTATTTTCACCCAGATCGTCGGCCCCAGCACCATCAGAATGACGGCCGTTAATAGCCCTGCCCAACCGCCAATCATGGCACCGCGTGTCGTCAGCTTCGACCAGTACATCGAGATGATAATGATGGGGAAGTTACAACTGGCGGCGATGGAGAACGCCAGCCCAACCATGAAGGCGATATTCTGGTTCTCAAATAGGATACCGAGCGAAATCGCCACGACGCCCAGCACCAGTACGGTGATTTTCGAGACTTTCAGCTCATCGCGCTCTGTCGCTTTTCCTTTCTTAATCACGTTGGAGTAGAGATCGTGAGAGACCGCAGACGCGCCCGCTAGCGTCAGCCCAGCGACGACGGCCAGAATGGTGGCAAAGGCTACGGCGGAGATGAAGCCGAGGAAGAAGTTGCCGCCGACCGCATCAGCCAAATGCACTGCCGCCATGTTATTCCCGCCGATGAGTGCGCCCGTCGCATCCTTAAACGCAGGGTTGCCACTTACCAACAGGATGGCTCCAAAGCCGATGATGAAGGTCAGGAAGTAGAAATAGCCCATAAACCCCGTGGCGTAGAACACACTTTTCCGGGCTTCTTTGGCATCGCTGACGGTGAAAAAACGCATCAGAATGTGCGGCAGACCGGCCGTACCAAACATCAGCCCCAACCCGAGAGACAATGCCGATATCGGGTCAGAAACCAGTCCGCCAGGACTCATGATTGCCGCGCCTTTCGGGTGAACCGCCATCGCCTGTTTGAACAGCGCATCAAAGCTAAATCCTACGGATTTCATCACCATGACGGCCATGAAGGTGGCGCCGAATAGCAGCAGGACGGCTTTAATAATCTGTACCCATGTGGTGGCGAGCATGCCACCAAACATCACGTACATCACCATCAGAATGCCAACCAGTACCACAGCTACATGGTAGTTGAGACCGAACAGCAGTTCGATGAGTTTCCCAGCGCCCACCATCTGTGCGATGAGGTACAATGCCACGACCACCAGAGAACCACAGGCGGAAAGGCTACGGATTGGACGCTGTTGCAAACGGTATGATGCGACATCAGCAAAGGTGTAGCGCCCGAGGTTGCGTAGTCTCTCTGCGATCAGAAACAGGATAATTGGCCAACCGACCAAAAAGCCGAGCGAGTAGATTAGGCCGTCGTAGCCGGAGGTGTAGACCAGTGCGGAAATACCGAGGAAGGAGGCGGCTGACATGTAGTCACCCGCAATCGCCAGCCCGTTCTGGAAACCGGTGATATTGCCGCCAGCCGTATAATAATCGCTACGTGAGCGGGTTTTCTTCGACGCCCAGTAGGTAATATACAGCGTACCGCCGACGAACAGCAGAAACATCACGATGGCCTGAATATTCAACGGCTGGCGCTGGACATCCCCTGTGAGTGCATCTGCTGCCCATGCAAGCACTGGCAGTGCTAAGAGTCCGAACAGCATCATAAAGCGTATTTTCATTGCTTTACCTCATCCAGTAACTGCTTGGTCAGACGATCAAATTCACCGTTAGCGCGATACACATAGACGCCTGTTAGAATGAAGGAAATCGCAATCAATCCTACCCCGATCGGAATACCACGGGTAATACTGGAGCCCGGAGCGATAGGGGTGCCTAACCAGCTTGGCGCAAAAGCGATCAATAGAATAAAACCGACATAAAGCACCAGCATGATCAGTGAAAGAAAAGCGGCAAAACGCTGTCGCTTGTTGACCAGTTCTCTGAATAAGGGGTTACTTTCAATCCGTTGATAAATGGCATCATTCATCGTAAGTCTCCAGTAATTTGTAGGGTTTAGTCTTACCGCGAGTCACCGCCTGATTTATCGCCAGCCACATCCCCGCAAGCCACGTCATGGCTTACGGGAATGGAGAGAGCGGTGGGTCAGGTAGCTATTGAGAGGCGGTACTCATGGCCTGCTTTTCTTCGAGCAGTTTTTCGACGACGCCAGGATCGGCCAGCGTTGAGGTGTCCCCCAGATTGCTGGTGTCACCGGCGGCGATCTTACGCAAAATACGACGCATAATTTTGCCGGATCGCGTTTTCGGTAAGGAGTCAGTCCAGTGCAGGATGTCCGGTGTGGCAATGGGGCCGATTTCCTTACGCACCCAGTTGCGCACTTCCGTATACAGTTCGCTGGACGGCTCTTCGCCGTGGTTTAGTGTGATATAGGCGTAAATGGCCTGCCCTTTCATATGGTGCGGGATACCGACTACGGCCGCTTCGGCAATCTTAGGATGGGCAACGAGCGCAGACTCGATTTCTGCCGTCCCCAGACGGTGGCCGGAAACGTTCAGCACATCGTCAACACGACCCGTGATCCAGTAATAGCCATCCTCGTCACGGCGCGCGCCGTCGCCGCTGAAATACATGCCTTTGAAAGTGGAAAAGTAGGTTTGCTCAAAGCGATCGTGATCGCCAAACAGCGTCCTTGCCTGACCTGGCCAGGAATCCACAATCACCAGATTGCCTTCGTTGGTGCCTTCCTGTGGATTGCCGAGATTGTCGACTAGCGCAGGTTGTACACCGAAGAATGGACGCGTTGCGGAACCGGCTTTCGCTTCGATTGCACCGGGGAGCGGAGTGATCATGAAGCCGCCCGTTTCCGTTTGCCACCAGGTATCGACAATTGGGCATTTGCCATTGCCGATTTTGTTGAAATACCACTCCCAGGCTTCCGGGTTGATCGGCTCACCGACAGACCCCATGATCCTGAGCGATTCACGTGATGTGCCCTCGATAGCCTTGTCACCTTCGGCCATCAGCGCGCGGATTGCAGTAGGGGCGGTATAGAGAATATTGACCTTATGCTTATCAACAACTTGCGCCATACGACTAGCGTCCGGCCAGGTTGGTACGCCTTCGAACATCAGCGTAATCGCGCCGCATGCCAGCGGGCCATAAAGCAGGTAGCTATGCCCCGTAACCCAGCCAACGTCCGCCGTACACCAGTAGATGTCACCAGGATGGTAGTCGAAGACATACTTGAAGGTTAGTGCGGCGTAAACCAGATAGCCGCCAGTGGTATGCAATACACCTTTGGGTTTGCCGGTTGAACCCGATGTATAAAGGATAAACAGCGGATCTTCTGCATTCATCTCTTCTGGTGGGCAATGGTCGTCTGCTTTTTCTACCAGATCGTGCCACCACAGATCGCGCCCATCTTTCCATTCACCGCTCTTTCCCGTGCGACGGAAAACGATAACGCTAGAAATAGTGGTGACATTTGGGTTCTTTAACGCCTCATCAATATTCTTCTTCAGCGGAATCACACGCCCGGCGCGAACGCCTTCATCGGCGGTGATGACGAGTTTGGCGCTGGAGTCGATGATACGCCCGGAAATGGCTTCGGGAGAGAAGCCCCCGAAGATCACCGAGTGAATCGCGCCGATTCTGGCACAGGCCAGCATTGCCACCGCCGCTTCCGGCACCATTGGCATATAAATGGCAACGACATCGCCTTTCTTGACGCCTTGCGACTTCAGTACATTGGCGAAGCGGCACACGGATTGGTGCAGCTCTCGATAGGTGACTTTCTTACTTTCTGTTGCGTCATCGCCTTCCCAAATAATGGCGGTTTGATCGCCACGCTCGGCCAGATGGCGGTCCAGGCAGTTTGCTGCCACATTAAGCGTACCGTCCTCAAACCAGCGAATACGGATGTGGCCTGGGTCGAATGAGGTGTTCTTGATCGTTTCATAGGGTTTGATCCAATCGACGATCTTTCCCTGCTCACCCCAAAAGGTGGCGGGATCGTCAACGGACAGCCGATACATATTTTCGTATTGCTGGGCATTAATCAGTGCATTTTCCGCAATAGCGGCGGGAATGGCGTGTTTATTATGTTGTGTCATAGCGCTTCTCCTTAAACATGTTAATGCTATGTCAAATAATGGTTAATTGTAGTTAACTCGTTATCTTTGTTTCTTTTTTGCGCGATTGATCACGCAATGCAGGAAAAGCAATGGGGCGTTACTTAAAAGGTAGTCTTTTAGTTCAGAAAACAGACAGTTTTTTTGTGGTAACTAAAATGCGATAAGTGATATACGTCACAATATGGAAGACGGCAGAATTAGCTATGCTGTTATAATGTCATTAACGATCAATTCATTGTTTTCAATAGATTATATCTATTGTTATCAAGTTTTTGATCGCCCTTTACGATCAAAAGGTATAAAGATCCCGCTTATTCAGCCGATAGTAAAAATCCTGTTCAGAGTATATTCCTACGCAGGCCAGCTATTTAGCGTGTTCAAGTGTGTTCTATGTGTTGAGATTTCGTTCTATTTGTTAATTGTCTGTAGCTATTAATGAAGTAGATTTATCCGATTATCAACGAGCAGATAAGTGTGAATAATCTACACTCTAGGTAGGCTTCATCGCACAATCGTAGGCCTCCTTAAAAAGAGTAAAGATGCCGCTCAGCAAGCTGCTGACAAAAAAGAAAAGTAAAATGTTATTTTTGTGTCTTATTCAGAAATATCCGGTTTCCAAAAATAAATAACATAGATATACCCAACATCACTGACGCAAAGTAAGGCGGCAGGTGTTTGAGCCCCGCTAGCTTGAGAACCGATAAACGGTTCCGGTCAGCGAAATTCACTCTTTTCGTTAGGTGATTTTCTAGGGTAGGTAGGAACACTATTAGTCCGGAAAACTTTTATTTTCCGGTAGGTTGATTGCTTATCAATGGCGTGCCGTGAGGTCATGGTGCGCTGTGAGATATCTTTTTACATAGCATGATGCAGAGGAAACAATGAGTCTGATATTTGGCCGGAATGAGATTTTAGGCATGCTTTCTCAACCAGTTCAGAATGATCGGCGTGCTGTTGCAGTGATTGACGAAAAATGTAAAGTCGTCTGCGCGAATTCTGCCTTCAACGCCCATTTTGGATTGCGTGCTGAAATGAATACGCCCGTCTCAATTGATGATGTGCTACCTATCAATGTTAAGTTTGCCTATCACGACTTTATAACGAATGCCAACGTGTTGAGTACGCGCGTGGTTTCGGATCTGTTGTCTGATGGCTTTACCAAAAAGCAGCTAAGCACGCTGTCTTTTTCTAAGCTGAACGTTGAAAATCGGGTGCTTTCCTTGTTGATCCTGAACCAA contains these protein-coding regions:
- a CDS encoding polysaccharide lyase family protein — encoded protein: MKRSVLLLVGAMLAPYGYSAQDNAVSLSVSGLNTVLDNGLLKVTFGEDGSAVSMVTGDKNIVTNLSGAVRDPSKTRSAYLDYYVNNGSVKGVKDFTPERVEVLRNDREMAHVAYIDDRGGLLKLEYHLIMRRGVSGLYSYVVAENSGNQNVNVSELRNVYRFDPARLDHLYSGVRQGKPLLYRQLEASPKVQDETWRLPDGSIYSKYDFAGYMRAAPFWGVFGNGVGAWLIHGNREYFSGDALKQDLLVHQDAIILNYMTGSHFGTPDMKAPPGWKKFYGPWLLYINQGDTEQMLADAQRQALTETVSWPYQWVNDPRYAFERTQVSGRVASQQPVTVVLSSSLDEPFDVQTRGYSYQATTDSQGSFAISHVRPGNYHLAVYANGGTQPGVLAEQTLSVSGDKKMLPMITLPKAEPIVWAIGQANRQASEFRFGNEARNTRWQHEVPADLTFDIGRSDYQRDWYYAQTKPGKWDIRFALQPEKKTYFLNIALAAASNSGMSEPTTPQLAVMVNGTTLETLTYDNDKAIYRGALQSGRYHVARIPVSSGFLKNGNNTITLQLKGGSVMYDVVTLSEE
- the actP gene encoding cation/acetate symporter ActP; protein product: MKIRFMMLFGLLALPVLAWAADALTGDVQRQPLNIQAIVMFLLFVGGTLYITYWASKKTRSRSDYYTAGGNITGFQNGLAIAGDYMSAASFLGISALVYTSGYDGLIYSLGFLVGWPIILFLIAERLRNLGRYTFADVASYRLQQRPIRSLSACGSLVVVALYLIAQMVGAGKLIELLFGLNYHVAVVLVGILMVMYVMFGGMLATTWVQIIKAVLLLFGATFMAVMVMKSVGFSFDALFKQAMAVHPKGAAIMSPGGLVSDPISALSLGLGLMFGTAGLPHILMRFFTVSDAKEARKSVFYATGFMGYFYFLTFIIGFGAILLVSGNPAFKDATGALIGGNNMAAVHLADAVGGNFFLGFISAVAFATILAVVAGLTLAGASAVSHDLYSNVIKKGKATERDELKVSKITVLVLGVVAISLGILFENQNIAFMVGLAFSIAASCNFPIIIISMYWSKLTTRGAMIGGWAGLLTAVILMVLGPTIWVKILGHATPIYPYDYPALFSMLVAFIGIWFFSITDRSETGQQERARFHAQFVRSQTGVGASKGSSH
- a CDS encoding DUF485 domain-containing protein, with translation MNDAIYQRIESNPLFRELVNKRQRFAAFLSLIMLVLYVGFILLIAFAPSWLGTPIAPGSSITRGIPIGVGLIAISFILTGVYVYRANGEFDRLTKQLLDEVKQ
- the acs gene encoding acetate--CoA ligase — protein: MTQHNKHAIPAAIAENALINAQQYENMYRLSVDDPATFWGEQGKIVDWIKPYETIKNTSFDPGHIRIRWFEDGTLNVAANCLDRHLAERGDQTAIIWEGDDATESKKVTYRELHQSVCRFANVLKSQGVKKGDVVAIYMPMVPEAAVAMLACARIGAIHSVIFGGFSPEAISGRIIDSSAKLVITADEGVRAGRVIPLKKNIDEALKNPNVTTISSVIVFRRTGKSGEWKDGRDLWWHDLVEKADDHCPPEEMNAEDPLFILYTSGSTGKPKGVLHTTGGYLVYAALTFKYVFDYHPGDIYWCTADVGWVTGHSYLLYGPLACGAITLMFEGVPTWPDASRMAQVVDKHKVNILYTAPTAIRALMAEGDKAIEGTSRESLRIMGSVGEPINPEAWEWYFNKIGNGKCPIVDTWWQTETGGFMITPLPGAIEAKAGSATRPFFGVQPALVDNLGNPQEGTNEGNLVIVDSWPGQARTLFGDHDRFEQTYFSTFKGMYFSGDGARRDEDGYYWITGRVDDVLNVSGHRLGTAEIESALVAHPKIAEAAVVGIPHHMKGQAIYAYITLNHGEEPSSELYTEVRNWVRKEIGPIATPDILHWTDSLPKTRSGKIMRRILRKIAAGDTSNLGDTSTLADPGVVEKLLEEKQAMSTASQ